GGTTTCGTGCAGGAGGGATTTTGGAGCGTGAAGGCTCGGCCGTAGAATCCGAAACCGAGCGCGacttggggatggggggatgtTGACTCTCCAAAGCAGCTCGCAGGCAAGCTTGATCTCGGTCAGGTTGGTGTGCCCCTGAACAATATTCCCGCCGTGGAGCTTGATGTCAGCAAGCAAACAGCTATCCGCCTCGCACAAACCAATGCGGAGACAGGAAAGCGACTCGGCTTACATCGGATTGTCTCCATCCCACACTCCATGCAGGTCATACGACATCAGATTCAACCAGTCGGCATACTTCATCAAGCCTGGCAGGTCGAACCACTTCAAGTACCAGTACGAAGGAGGGGCAGTAAAGGTGAGGCCCAGCCTTCTACCTGACTTGACAAATGCCTCTCGCAGCGTCTTGAACAGCTCGACATAGTTCTTGGTGTCATCCGGCTTGCCTCCGCGGTCTGGTGCGCCTGGGTACTCCCTTTCAGATATTAATGCTTTTCATCTCGACATGTGAACCACAAGCTTACCAGTCAAGATCAGCACCGTCAAAGCCGTACCGATTCATGAGCTTGAGTAAGGCACGCGCAAATTTCTGACGGTTGGCAGCAGTTCGGGCAATGTTGCCAAACACGGGCTGTGTTGCTGTGCCATATCGCTGAATGTCCACTGTCGTTCGTCAGCTCATTAGACACACGTTACTGCTGTGGGGGTACGAAGGTCAAGACTTGCTCCGCCGATGGACACATATATCTGAAGCGAGGGTTTGATGCCCTTCAAGTCGACAACATCCTGAAAGGTTTTCGTCGGTGTCTGTGCATCCATAGTGGTGATTTCGAAACTGGAAGGGTCGATGTAGGCGAAGGCATAGTTGATGTGTGTCAAGCCGTCAACTGTGATGGGCATCTGTTGTCAACTGTGTGGTCAAATACAGCACTCGGAACGGCGACGAGCTTACGTGGTAAATCACGAGCGCTTGTCTGGTGGCATTTTGACCTGTCGTTCCATGCCTCCCAGTATCCAATGACTTCAGATGTCAGCATGTTCTGCGTAGGTGTCCCCACGGAGCCATTGCATGATGTGTGAGAAGTAAAAGAGTACCAACCTTTACTAAGCGTCttcccaccgccgcccccccGGGGGTGCAGGATGTTCGATACAATTGGACTGACAGCCAGTAGTGCAGAACTCTGAGAAACAAGTCAACAACCAGTTACTCCGTAGTGAGCTTGTGTTATTTGGCTCTTGTAAGGAGACATACCTGAAGTCGTGCCGCAAAATCCATGCTGTGAACAGCTGGTAGCACAAAAACGATCATTATTAGCCAACACACCTGAGTGACAGCCACGGTCAGCACGATGGAAACCTTCTCACCAGGTGTTCAAGGGGCATGTCGTCCCTGGGATTTTTGAATATTTTCCGCACTCGGCAGTAGCATCGCAGTTGCTCGAACAGCCAGAACCGCAGTACGTTGGCCCATAGCCGCAGAAGCCATCTTTTCCGCAGCAATTCCCAGGCCTCATGATCCCCTACAAGCAGCTAGGGTTCAGCGACAAATGCCTGACATCAGTTAACACGACACTGCCGTCATGTCCTGGCTGGCTTCACACACATACAGGCATCGGGTAAGCCACGCCCGTTTCTTCTTGATCGATGTGGGTGAGAGAATGCTCATGCTGATATGTCGCTTCACTCAGCGATGCAAGCTTTCAGCTTTTAGAAGATTGGCAGCTTCAAGAACTATGTGATTCTTCCTGCAGAAAAGAGCTTGGCAATCTGCGCAACTCAATCAAGGCGGCTTGTACCGCGAAACAAGATCTTGTAGTCCCTGGGGGTGCGGACGGTATTGCTTATCCAGGTAGGTCTCAGGGTGTTTTCGCCATTCCATCGTGCCCAACCAGATTTGCATGTAAATCTCTAACAGCTTTCTCAGTCTCATTCTTTGCCGACCGTTATCTTTATGCAGTCAAGGCGGGATGTGTGAAGGATCCGTGAGACTTACCTCCCTCGAGTTTTCCAGGCTCCCCTTAGAAAGAAAGGCTAACACCATGCCTCTTAGTGCCAGTGGTCAATACTGCGACGCCATCGTGGCCACCTGGAAGAACCGTGACAACTACACGGACGCCCAGAAATGTTCCGACTGTGAACTCGGCCTGGGTAAGGCGCAGCTCTCGTCCCCCTTCGGATACGACGCCGAAGCGGCGGCAGGCTTCTCTTCCTTGACCCAGAGCTGCAAAAAAGACCGGGTACAACTACGCGACCCCCACCTCATACGCTCTCAACTCCGCTGGGAcggcaccgccgccgcagcgCACCCGTAGCACAGGTACTCAACACGTAGTCAAGGCTGGCGATACTTGTCGGACCATCGCGGGACTGGCCGGGATTGGATCCTACCAGCTGATCAACGAGAATGGCCTCGACCTTAGCTGCAATCTTTTGCCGCCTGCGAATGAATCCATCTGCATGCCGGAGAAATGCGAGACGTtcgagttggtggtgggtcaAACCTGCGACGACATAATGGAGGAGTATGGCATGACCAAGGCGCAATTTGCTGGCCTGGAATCCCTTCATCAACCCGTCGTGCAGGAATCTTAGAGACTGGAGAGGCTGGTTTCTTTGCGCCAGGTAAATGGCAATTCAGCTCAATTTTCAGCCTGACACGGGTGAGTGCTGACGCTGGCAAGCTCACCGAGCGGTACTGTCCCGGTTCAAGAGGGAGATGCGGTCACCACCGACGCCCCTCTGCCGACAAATCACCATCCTGATTCGAACAAGCACTGCGGTCAGTGGTATGTTGTAAGTACCATGGCTGCCCTACTGGTTGATGTCAAAGATGGCACAGTTGCAGGATAAACACTGACATAGGTACTCCCCAGGTCCAACCTGATGAATATTGTCAGATGATATACCTCAAGTTCAGCATTTCCGTTGATGGCTTCTACTTTCTCAACACAAATCTCGACAAAAACTGCACCAATTTGTGGAAAGACACAGCCTACTGTGTCAAACCGGTCGGAAACATCGTGACGTACCCAGGCTACAAGACATCGACTgcctccaccagcttcaCTCGCCCAACCCCACAGCCCACAGCATCGGCGGCACCTATCCCCATACCTACTCTACACCCCAAAGCGCCGGGGACAGTGAATGAATGTTTTCTTCGCAGGAATGCCTGGGAAAGCTTCTTCATGGCAAATAATCCACTTTTCGCGGGCGGCAACAACTGCACCTCGTGGGCCAGTGTCGGCGACGTCACTATCCAACAACTTTTGGAGTGGAACCCCAATTTGTCCGCAACCAAGTGCGAGTTCAAGCCCGGATCAAGCTACTGTGTGCGGAAGTGGGAAACAGAGCGTATGCTCTTCCCGAGCCCTCTATTTCAAAACTTTGCTTCATGGGTAAACAGCAACTAACAAGCAGAACCAACCCAGCACCTCAACTAGAACCGCCCCACGATTATTGCCTCCCAGCTGACCCTTCACGGATCCCAGACACAACCCTCCAGCCCAAAGATTGCAGCTGTTATTTTGGTCTGCGGGCAAAAGACAAATGTGTGTGGaaaactccccctccaatTCCCTCCACCATGAAAACATCAACTGACACGAAGAccagccttcttcaactgTACCCAATTCCCACTCAACTTCagcatcaccctctccactgtcctcaaccctcaacccatGGCTTGGCTCCACCCCCACGACCTGCAACCAAAACCTCTGGACCCGTATGAACATGGATGGCTTTATCCAACTGTGTGTCGAGCGAGCTGGCACCggcactccctcccccgccacgACAAGCAAAGCCTCCATCTCTACTCCCACCAAGCCACCCACCTCAACGCAGAGACCAACCACCGCCCCATCAAACATCACAAAACCACccgcctcaacagcagccccgAACCCCCCAGCGCCAACCCAACCAGGTGCTAATCCCTCCTGCAAGAAATGGCACGTCGTTGTAGGTGGAGACGGCTGCTGGGCAATCTCCAACCAGTACGGCATCGCCCTGGAGGATTTCTACAAGTGGAACCCCCGCGTGGGGAGCGATTGCGGTGCGCTGTGGAAAGATTACGCCGTTTGCGTTGGGGTTGAAAAGCAGGTTTGTTCAGTTGCGTGCCTGTTTTCATCGGCAGGTTCTCTCACAAACGGGTTCGACGGATGGTATGGATACCAGCAGACGCTTTTCATGCTTCTACCTCTTGCACCCAGCTACGTTCAATGCTGCCCCAATACCTCATGCCCAGTGTGTGAGCACCTAAGCGATGAAGAGCCCCGGTGAAAACCGGCATGTAATaatcacccaacccccctttccccctccccctttccccccacACGTCCTTGCATCATGCCCTCTCCTCAGTCCTCAAAAGCATCCAGGCCAAGTTGTGCAACCCCCACAACTCCCAACACCTCGGTCTCCCCGCCCCTTTTTCTGCAACCAAATCTGCAGCCCCTTTCCCAAACCACAAAGCCCGAAACCCCCCCGCAAAAGGGCCACGCCGCACACTCCGCCCGCCCGCCTCTGCTACACACGACTAAACCTCTCCCCATTAAACAAAGGTTTTTACCCTTTTTGTTGTCCATCTTTCATTATCCAAGCCCTTGTGCTGGGTAGGTGTCTTGAGAGACATGCCTGACTTTCCCAGACAAGACAGGCAACTCCATACGCACTGCAAGAACAAGAATAGTCCCAGAGGGACACAAAAGCAAAACATGGGAAAAGTGTGTTACTACTGTAATGTGGCGAGGGtgtggaaaagaaaaacatgTAAAAGAAGAATATGCGGCCATCGGGAATCGAACCCGACTCTAATGCTTGGAAGGCATTAATGCTAACCACTACACCATGGCCGCTGACCTTGCTGCGTTTATGTCGCTCAAACACAGTCCCCAACACTGGGCGCCTGGCTTGGCAGAACAGTAAAGCTCCATATCCCGTCCAGTTCCAGGCACAATGGAATAGACAATTGTCCAAAGTCGTCAGAAAATCATTCCAAGCATCAAACGCATCAACATACTAAGCATCAAGAAAACCATTTCCGAGTTCAAATCCAAATCCGTGTATTTCATCCCTTGTATGTATGTATCCCCTTGTCTATCCCCATGCTTTGCTTTCCATAACCCCCTCAAACCgcccaaacccccccccctaaCCCCCCCTAAAAAAACGCCATATATGCATCCCATCTACCCTGCTCCAATCCAAGTCCTATGATGATAAAAGAAAAGCGGTAACAGAAATCTGGAAACGTGAGTAGTGACCtgtggaaaaagaaaaagaaggtgAGAAAAACCACCTGCGAGGAAAAGTAAGTGAAAGAAATCCCAAACAGGTAGGTGGTTGGATGAGCAACCCGGTGACAAACGCTGGAGAGAGGAATACGGATAAAAGACGTGAAAGATCAACATTGTCGAGTGAGTGAAAAAGAAAGCTGTTGCCGTGACAAAAAGACCTAAAAGGAGTAAATGAAAGACTTgaagaataaaaaaagaaagcgaGTGACAGGAGTATTAAAATATCCTAGAAAAATGCCTCCCCCCTGTTATGTAAATCAACGAGTGAATTGAGTACTTTTGAATGAGTGTGTCTGTTGTTCGAGTACCGGCAATGCCATTGTGGATGTGGCCAAGTATTTCTTTCGGGGTCTGCGGAATTGGTTGTTTGCAGTGCCAAACGTTGGTAAAGAGCGTCGTGAGCGAAGCGTCTGGTGAGACAAGAATGTCGCTAGTAAGGTGCCAGGTATTAAATGTTGTAAAGCGTTGTTGTCCCCTGATTGAGTTTCGGGCCGAGTGAGTGATTGTGTAAAGGGTAAATGAATGATGTAAAGCCAAGTGAGATGGGTTACTGAAAGACCGAcgccggtgatggtgttgaaccGAAAAGTGAGCGAAAGCAGTAAATGCCGAAAGCTCCCCTCAGAGGGTCAAGACTTGTCTGACCCGAAAAGCAAAAGACCACCAATGATGAAAggcagaagaaaaggaacATCCGGGTGTTGTCGATCCTTTACTTGCCGGCGTTGCCAACGCTGCCGGCCCCAATCTGTCCCGTCTGCTGAAGCTTCACCAGGTTGGGTGCAGCAACACCTGGGCAGCCCGACCCCTTGGCACCGTTTAAGCTCTGCAAGACCTGGATCATGGCAGTGCCGCGCCTCTTCTGAGTCTCGATCGAAGTATCGGAGGCATCGTTGAACTCCCCAAGAGAGATGGGAATTGGCACACTGGGGTCCGGGAAGAAGCCCTGGCTGAGGCCCTGGGAGAGCTTGCCGAGGAAGTCTGGGTCGTTGGGAGCAGGTGGGCAGTCGCAGGGGATGAGCTTCTGGTTGGCGCCGACACAGCTTCCGACTTGGATGGTGTCCCGGCCATCACCGGCCTTGACACCAAAGTCCTGAGGAATGACAGCCGGGTTGACGCCGCCTTGGCGAGGGACGTGGACCAGGGCagaggccgaggcggcgaggagggagagaaCAAAAGTGGCCTGCATTTTGAGAGAGTGGTGAAGTGGTTGTCGTCGAGACTGTTTGTAAATTGGTAGTGGCTGTAAAAAGGGAATGGCAAGGGTCCGGCCCAAGAATCAGAAGACGATGGTGAATGGAAGGAAAGACTGCGACCCGAAgatcttggtgttgtgaaTGAGTGCCGAGTGCtggatggtgatgtgagAGAGGTTTAGATTTGAGACGGGATGACCTCCGATATATGTAGTGATCCGAAGTCAAGCTCCGAATGTGTGTTGACTGGGTGTGATGTCCCCCAAGATCAGGATGATGGATGGCCGGCCGTGGGTGACGGTGGCAAACGAAACGGCGCATCGCATCCTGTCCCGGGTTTTCGTTCCTCAAAGAGGGTGAGTCGATTGGGCCAGACGGCCTCGAAGTGGTGCAAAAGGGCGTATGCAGTGGAATCATTGAGTGCCGGTGCTGGGCGGTTATCGGAAATCCGGGCGATTTGCAACAGAAGAAGGGAAGAATCTGGAATACCACTCTCTAACGGTTTGCGGTCCCCTGCAGCGGCGTGGAACCGCGGACAGCCAGAAAGTCGGTTCAATGCAGGCCGCAGCCGTTGTGGCCGGCCTTGTTCCAGTGCTCGGATTGGCTGCCCTCTGTGCCCGGTGCAGCGGCTGTTGAAGGGGTGGCCAAGCCCCGGGGCCGTCGCCGCGACACCCAATTCCCGGGTATCCACCCGGTCCCGGCACTGGCTGATGAAACGATTGAAAGAACGCCGCATGAAACATTTGGGAAAGGTCTTTCCAAGCAAATGCAGAATGGAGAGGTGATTGGTGAAGGAATGAAGCGCCATTCAAGACGCCGGCACTTGCCAGAGGAGATGGGAATGTGTGAGCAGTGCATTGGGACACCCCAGGCTCAGATTTTGATATCATCATATTTGCCACGGCACACTATGCTCGGCGGGCTCAGATTCTGGTATCATCATTGCTCGCCGCACACCTTTCCCTATTTTCGCTTGCCTTTCGAGGCGGCAAGCTCTCAATGTGATGGCGACAAGTTTGTCGGTCTGCTTCGTAACGTCCCTTCTACTAGACAATGACAGCGGTCAGAACCTATTCATTACGGCGCCACACCCTTGTGGAGGTACCGATTGCACACAGACTTCTGGAAGGCAAGCCTAAGGGGAGAAAGATTGGTGTGAGGGAATGAGGCGAGATGGGTGGGATTTATACCTACCAGAAAACTGTGTTCTGCCACCTGCAGCTTGCAGCAGGCAGCCATCAGTCGGTAGTAGAGACAACGGCGACGGCCAAAGTCGCTTGGCGACTGACTCTGTTCTGTGACGGTGACGCACTCTTGTGAAGGTACCAGCAGCATCACACCCTTGGGCATATggaaggaagaaagggaaatgAAGTTCAAGGGCCGAGAGAGCATCAGTGGAACTAATATACCTCAGGTCTGTAGCGATTGCCCCACTTTGAGTTCAAGAGCTTCTATGTTGTTAGGGTGTGGCTTGCTTCTATTGACGGCCATAACAGATAGCGTAGGCGTCTGCCTAGGAGGCTTGGATGGTTAAATTCTTCATGTCAAACCTTGTCAGTGCCAGACATACCCAGGTGCCAAATACCACCATCACAGGTCCTAAACCTATCCATGTCTTTCCCAGGTCGTTTTTCTCCGCGGTGACGACAAACCAGCCCGGAAATCATGGCACGAGGGGAAGTCCCATCCACAAGCCAAGGACACCAAATGGAAAGCACATAGATCAATTCTCATGACCGAAAAAAACTTGAGCCTCATCAGAGGCTTCAGAAAAGATCAGCCCATCTTGAGGATTGCACCATCGCCCTCCCGTCCAACAACGACAATGAGGCAGAGGTCAGTTCCTGGAAGGCACAACACAGCTCTTCCACAAACAACAAGCAGCTAAGCAGGATCCGGACACTTTAGTCCAGTGTACCTGAACCCAAACGGAAAATGGCATAAGAAGCAGGCAAAATTCTGCACAAATGTTAGGTGTATGCATGTGGATAAAATACAAGAGTGCTTCTATATATGTTGAAACTCTCCCAAGGCAAGCAACTCCATCCAAACTACTAACATGTCAGGAAAAAGATCCTTTACGCGACGTAATGTTGGCCTGACAGGATAACACGGTGCTCAGCGGCTCGCCCTTCCTgcccttttcttctcggcgGACAGCAGGGAAGCCGACTTGGACTCTATTTTCgcaccccaacctcaacaaaTCAACAAGGTTTCGTGGTGTAGTTGGTTATCACGTCAGTCTAACACACTGAAGGTCTCCAGTTCGAGCCTGGACGAAATCAATAACCTTTCATTTTTTGCTCATCTCCAGTCTCCACCACGGCGACAGGGGATCGATCCCCTTTTTGGGACACGAGAGAGAACTCAGAATTCTTTTCTACAGACCTTTGAACATGAAAGGGCCAGTCATTCACTACTTGGGGTATCAAGAGAAACAGAGCACCAAGGCCGAAATGCATGCATAACTTAAATCTTCATAACTACCGAATAATTCCTATCTCACAATATCATCTTGAACATTGGATCCCTGTCATCACCGCTACCCGCATGATGATCGTACTTCCCTCTcgccttgtccttgttgatcttgatgcACCAAAAGACGTTTGTGAGAATCCTGTGGCCCCGTTAGCTTCACTCTCCACACCGACAAAGATCTCCAGCGACTCACGCAAGCCACGCATAAACCAACAGCCCCAAGATGATGCTATGTCCTTTGTGGTACAACGGCCCGTCAACGCTCGGATACGCAAAAGTCGCCACAAAGCCTCCACAGTTGGCAACCGCCAGCTGCAGCGCCGAAGTTGTTGCCCTTTTGTAGTGACCAGCCGAGTTATTCGAGTTCCAGACGAGAATACACGGCACGCTGCTGTACATCCCGACAGCCATGAGACAGGTCATGCCGAACCGGACATTGGGAGAGGGGACGTTGCCGATGACCGCGTAGCCAACGATGGCGATGAGAAGAGTGAAGAGCATGATGACGCCCCGGAGCTTGAGACGGTCCGAGGCAAAAGCTACGGCGACCGTGACTGGCGTGGCCACGGCGTAGGGAATCACGGACCACAGCTGACTCTCGTTGGCGTTGGATGTGATTTTGAGGTCGTTGATAATTGTTGGGAGGAACAGGCCGAAGCTGTAAAGTCCCGATAGGATGGCAAAGTAGGCAGTGGCCGTGAGCCAGAcctggaggttgaggatgccGCGGCGCACTTCGGACCACTTGAATTTCTCTTCGCGTTCCAAGACGGGGCTGTTAACATGTCAGCATCACCTCACAAAAGCATTATAACATGCCCAGGCTTACTTGAACCTCtcgtcaccaccggcagctCCGATCTTCCCTTGCAGCCTCAGCTGCGCAaagtccttctcctcttgtGTCAGGTAGGACGCAGTGGCAACACTCGTCGGCAAGAAAAAGTACGCAATCACGCCGGCAACAACCGTCTGCCCATCTCATCAGCAGACAGACTCCATCAAACATCCGCAACAAAACTCACAATGACCCCCTCCATGATGAagatccacctccacccctcaaGCCCACCCCTAGGCCCGATCGCGGATAGACCCCTTGCCAGGAGACCTGATTCTCTGTCAGCCGCATCCCTTTCCACCTCCTTTCGACCCGCAGGAAAAAGCAACTCACCCCCAAAAGCGCCCGACAAACTAGCGGCCGTATAAAAAATACCAATCCTCACCGCCATCTCCTGTCGCGTGTACAACCCCGACAGATACAGCACCATCCCGGGGAGcaaacccccctccgccaaccccaacactGCCCTCACGGCGAAAAACGAGCCAAAGCTCCTTACAAACCCCAGACACATCGTTACAATCCCCCAAGCCACCGTCAGAAGCGGCAGCCAAACCCGGGGCGTTATCTtcttgagaagaagattagAAGGCAGCTCAGATGCGATGTAAGTGGCGTAAAAGACGGCAAGACCCCGGTTGTACTGCGTGTTGGAGATGGCAAGGTCCTTCTCGAGACCAATGATCTTGGCGTTGCCGACGTTGGTGCGGTCGAGGAAggagcagaggaagaggagggagaggatggggaggatgcggGTGTCCATCTTGAGGAGGACGCGCTTGGTGAGGCGGGCTTCGTCTTccggggagaagggggtggcgACGTCCTCGCGTTTGGCGGTTTCGGGGCCgccggtggagaggtggtcGCTGTCGCTTTTCTCGAGCGCGGCGGTGCCCGCGATTGGACGTGGTGTTGTCATCTTTACCGGGTCGTCTCTGTTGAGTGTACTGTAGCACACAGGCGACACGATGGCCCGTGAGATGTTCTTGGGTAAACTCGATCCGAGTAGAGGTCAAGGCTAGAGCAGCTTCGATACCAGGCTCGCGACACAATACGCCCGGGGCATGGGCAGGGTGAGGTGATATGCAACCTGACCTGCCTTTTTCCATAGTGCTGCCCTCTCCTGACGTTGCTACAGCGCCCCGACACTTTCCTCTCGCGCTGTCTCACCGAATTGGTGCTATCAATTTTTGATCTGCATGTATTCGCCCGAGACCGTGCCATTGACCGTGGTACAACATCCTGGTGTCTCACTCAGCGCCAGTGACCTGACTGACCACTCAATGGCCATTGAGGGCCTGCAGACTACCCGCGCGCCGATAGCAACGGTGACGCTGAGATTGGCGGGGTGTCGCATAGTTCCCAGATTCATGAGATCATGATGACTCTCAAAGTTTCCGAGTCTTGATTCGGGATGTCTAGTTTATACATGGACAAGAGATTGTCAATCGAGAGACGTTCGAGAAGAACGGTTATTCCCGGCTTGGTATTTTCCAGCGGGTTACAGTGGGGCGTCGTCCTCCCCATAGCGCATCGACCGCTAATCGGCGGGGAAGTGCCGGACCGGCCGCTGGATCTGAACCTCACCACAGCTCCTGGGTGTCAGTCACCAAAGacatcaaaaaaagaaaagtgacaagaacaagatATCTGGGCATCTTCACATGCTTCCATTCCATCTCATCAGTAAGCCGCAATGAGATCCAAGCCGATGCTCGATGCCGAACTCCGACCCCCCATCGACGTTGAGTGAGGAGACGCCCGAAATTTGTTTCCTCCCGGCGCCCAAATCTATCTCCGACCACCTCGGCCCTTTCCGACCCCCCATGTTCTGGTGACGTAGAACACCACTTGGCGCAGCCCAAACGGAAGGGACCTGTTGATTGCAAGATCGGATGGCAGATTTGCATGCCTGCCTGTCGCGCCCGCATCCGCGCCGTGCCGGCCGGGTGGGTTGGACGACGCTGTGTTTTGGTAGTCGACCTTCCCTTTGCCACGGCGTTGAGACGGCGAATGCTTTAAGACCAAAGGGATTGTTTTGTGTTTATTTGCGGTTGCGGTACCGGTCGTTGAGTCTTGATTGCTTTTGTGCCGGAGGCATTGAAGCAGGATGAGGAACTTGGCCAGTGTTGTTGGACGGCGCGCCGTTGCGCTTTCTTCGAGGGGATCGTGTGCAAGACAGCTTCAGTCGAGCTTGAGGATCGAGGCGACGACATCAACCTCACAGCCAAATATTACCATTAACTACGCCCAGAGCAGGTTTTTTTCTCACACGCGACcgtggaggagagagatTCCGGTTTCTGAGCCCAAAAGAGGAGGCTCCAAGGTGTGGGCATCAGCAGATGAAGCCGTGGCCGACATCAAGAGCGGCTCCGTCCTGCTCAGTGCTGGATTTGGCCTTTGCGGTGTAGCTTGTAAGCCCCCTTGTCCTAACCATCAAGACAAGCCCCTGACTGACTCCG
The sequence above is a segment of the Podospora pseudoanserina strain CBS 124.78 chromosome 5, whole genome shotgun sequence genome. Coding sequences within it:
- a CDS encoding hypothetical protein (antiSMASH:Cluster_9; CAZy:GH18; COG:G; EggNog:ENOG503NVAI), whose amino-acid sequence is MPLEHLLFTAWILRHDFRYVSLQEPNNTSSLRSNWLLTCFSEFCTTGCQSNCIEHPAPPGGRRSKCHQTSARDLPLDGLTHINYAFAYIDPSSFEITTMDAQTPTKTFQDVVDLKGIKPSLQIYRYGTATQPVFGNIARTAANRQKFARALLKLMNRYGFDGADLDWEYPGAPDRGGKPDDTKNYVELFKTLREAFVKSGRRLGLTFTAPPSYWYLKWFDLPGLMKYADWLNLMSYDLHGSTSPHPQVALGFGFYGRAFTLQNPSCTKPGCPLKGGAEKGVCTGPSGYHAHYEVQDILAKQNKKKRAIQVIHDREAAVKYFSWDNDQWISFDDRETFAQRSNGLTASDCPVR
- a CDS encoding hypothetical protein (antiSMASH:Cluster_9; COG:S; EggNog:ENOG503Q3YT), whose protein sequence is MIPYKQLGFSDKCLTSVNTTLPSCPGWLHTHTGIGDASFQLLEDWQLQELCDSSCRKELGNLRNSIKAACTAKQDLVVPGGADGIAYPGRSQGVFAIPSCPTRFACKSLTAFSVSFFADRYLYAVKAGCVKDP
- a CDS encoding hypothetical protein (antiSMASH:Cluster_9; EggNog:ENOG503P0PA; COG:G), with amino-acid sequence MPLSASGQYCDAIVATWKNRDNYTDAQKCSDCELGLAAKKTGYNYATPTSYALNSAGTAPPPQRTRSTGTQHVVKAGDTCRTIAGLAGIGSYQLINENGLDLSCNLLPPANESICMPEKCETFELVVGQTCDDIMEEYGMTKAQFAGLESLHQPVVQES
- a CDS encoding hypothetical protein (antiSMASH:Cluster_9; EggNog:ENOG503P0PA; COG:G); this encodes MIYLKFSISVDGFYFLNTNLDKNCTNLWKDTAYCVKPVGNIVTYPGYKTSTASTSFTRPTPQPTASAAPIPIPTLHPKAPGTVNECFLRRNAWESFFMANNPLFAGGNNCTSWASVGDVTIQQLLEWNPNLSATKCEFKPGSSYCVRKWETEPPQLEPPHDYCLPADPSRIPDTTLQPKDCSCYFGLRAKDKSAFFNCTQFPLNFSITLSTVLNPQPMAWLHPHDLQPKPLDPYEHGWLYPTVCRASWHRHSLPRHDKQSLHLYSHQATHLNAETNHRPIKHHKTTRLNSSPEPPSANPTRC
- a CDS encoding hypothetical protein (EggNog:ENOG503P8YZ), with translation MQATFVLSLLAASASALVHVPRQGGVNPAVIPQDFGVKAGDGRDTIQVGSCVGANQKLIPCDCPPAPNDPDFLGKLSQGLSQGFFPDPSVPIPISLGEFNDASDTSIETQKRRGTAMIQVLQSLNGAKGSGCPGVAAPNLVKLQQTGQIGAGSVGNAGK
- a CDS encoding hypothetical protein (COG:G; EggNog:ENOG503NYCA), which translates into the protein MTTPRPIAGTAALEKSDSDHLSTGGPETAKREDVATPFSPEDEARLTKRVLLKMDTRILPILSLLFLCSFLDRTNVGNAKIIGLEKDLAISNTQYNRGLAVFYATYIASELPSNLLLKKITPRVWLPLLTVAWGIVTMCLGFVRSFGSFFAVRAVLGLAEGGLLPGMVLYLSGLYTRQEMAVRIGIFYTAASLSGAFGGLLARGLSAIGPRGGLEGWRWIFIMEGVITVVAGVIAYFFLPTSVATASYLTQEEKDFAQLRLQGKIGAAGGDERFNPVLEREEKFKWSEVRRGILNLQVWLTATAYFAILSGLYSFGLFLPTIINDLKITSNANESQLWSVIPYAVATPVTVAVAFASDRLKLRGVIMLFTLLIAIVGYAVIGNVPSPNVRFGMTCLMAVGMYSSVPCILVWNSNNSAGHYKRATTSALQLAVANCGGFVATFAYPSVDGPLYHKGHSIILGLLVYAWLAILTNVFWCIKINKDKARGKYDHHAGSGDDRDPMFKMIL